TGGTAGTGCTAATTTAAAAACATGAACATACAACAACAGGAAAGCCAGTGCATCCACATAAACAGCAGACACAGTTGGGTGAATACTTTCAGAGGAAAGTGATTTGATTTTCCATCAAACCTTCAAATGGATCTCCACCCAATGCATGTCACTCAGCCTTTGACTTTAGATAATTAGATGGTAATATAATCTTtggagataacagaaatattctggAAAGAACTTTCATCAGGAATTCCCTGAAACTTCCTGTACCTATGATGATAACCCTGACATCAAGTACTGCACTAGAATCATACGTGTGTACAGAAATCTCACTGGTATGTCACCAGTAAAAATTTTCTAAGTTCTTATTCAACAAAACTGAATGACAACTGTACCAAAAACTAGGATGATATGAGGTGAAACATATTTCCAGAGGGGAGAAAGTATCACACCATCAACAAAGCTTCCAATAAACTACAGCTAGAATCAGTCAAAATTATGCTAATCCACAGGTTCAAAACATATAAAGTATTTAAGGTATCACACAGAGAGGGTATGAGTTGACTCAATGCATCCTTTATACACTTAGTAGCAATTTATCATTTCCATATAGTTGTTACTCTTATCAGTTGAAATGCTGAACAGAAAGAACAGAGAAGAAAATTAAAGTCTGAGAGGGGAACACAGGAAGACCTTGGGAGAATACACAAAACAACAAAACCTGCAGTTCTACAGTTACACTGAAAATTTGAAGGATTAGATCATATAAAGAGCTACTTGATTCTAGATACACCTCACAGATGGGTACTACAACATTTACCAAATGATTTCTCACCTTCTAGAAAAACAAAAAGATCAAAGTGCATGGGATGACAGTGCTGAAATTGGGCATAACAGGGACTAAAAATTTTTCAGAAGTGTACTGAATCGAAAACGGTTCCAGGAAAAATTATCCCATAAGAAAAAAGCACATTATGCATCCAGAGAAATATATGCTCTGTGAGCAAATATCAAGGTTCAATGCAAGCGAAAAGTTGAATGTCACTAGTCCTCAGTGCTCTATGctaaataacaaataaacaaaaatacaccTCCCTTCCACAATGAATTCTCAAGGGTTTTCTCTGTCATCTACATGGGAATCTTTCTTATATACTTTCTTTCCTATTTCGGCAATGGCGGACATCTGTTTCAAGACACGTAGATTTCAAATGTATCACAATCAACAAAGGCCCACCAAGATTGCACAGGACAAATTGATTGCCAAAAGAATGAACCTGGGAACAATTCATCACCGTAATTGACACAACAGAACATTCAAATTGAAAAGCCACATTAGGAATGGAAGGAGGTGGGAGATGTGGGATGGCGAGAGTGTGATGGAGAGAGGTAGAGGGAGGAAGGGCGAAATAAATGTAGGAGGAAAGAAGGGAGAAAGAAAAAGGACTGGGAGAGAAAGATTAAGAGGAATAGTGGGGATGAGTGCGACAGAGAGAAATAAGGAGGGCACTAGAGAGGGGCAAAGCAAGAGGTAGGAAGGGGCAGAGGGTGAGGGAAAGGTAAGACAAATGAACAGGAGAATGGAGGGAagaggaaggggagagaggggtgtTGGGGAGAGGGCCAGGGGCAGAtgaacagggggagggggggggcagaggaaGTGGAGAAAGGGAAGGGAGTGGAGAGAGGTAGAGGGTGGGGAGAATGAGGGGTGAGAGTAGAGAGGTAGAGGGGAGAGAATGAGGGGTGGGAGTGGAGAGGTAATGAGGGGGAATGAGGTGTGGGAGTGGAGAGAGGTAGAGAGGGAAGAatgtggggtgggggtggagagagGTAGAGcatgaggaggaggatgaggggtGGAAGGGGAGAGAGGTAGAGGGATAGGACAAGGGCAGGAAGTGGAGAGAAGCAGAGGGGGAGAATGATAGGTGGGAATcgggagaggtggaggaggagaatgAGGAGAGGGAGAAGAAAGTGATTTGAGAGCAGACATGGAAGCATTTTTAATCTTCAGCTATTTTTCAGATTGAAATGCATTACAATTATTCTGTAAGCTGAGTGGGAGAGGGAGCTCGTGCTGTCAGTCATTCTTATAAGCAAGAACTAATAGTTTTTCTGGGTCATGATTAATAATACATGTTGTGTTTTACAGTACATTCAGTGCTGCAGATCACCTTGTCAATAACAGGAGAAGTTATGGAGGGAGCAATAAAAAGGAGGTTACCAAATGTCTGATCATCTTAACCAGCCAATATCTATGTTATAGGagtattttatacatattttactACTACTTTTGGCTGTTATAAAATTTATAAGATTAACTTACACATACAGGAAATGATGAAGAAAACAaacaccaatatttaaaaaaaattctaaatgaaACACACAAgatctataaaaaaaaaatctccctATAGTAGTTCACCTGTTGATATACTTTTTTATACAtcaacttttttctttgtttttcaactGATAAGCAGCAGATGACTCTGCCCATGTTGTTTACTCTATGTCACTTGTTTCTAACAAACTACACCACTTACCGATAATTAGTTACATCCAAAAATACAAATCACACAGCAGCCTCAGCATGTTCTAACAGTCAGTAACAATCATGTTAGTGAAAAAAACCCACATTCTTGTCACCTTCTACAAATACCCAAAATGTACATACACTACCACACCAAAGTTACAAATCAAGACACATGCAGCAGACAAAAAAGACATGAGATGCAAAtgttcgaaagagaagtcatacattGAACAATAAAACTTCATGGGTACATACATAATCAAATATTAGCTGCACAAAGATAAATCAAACACCATGCGTGAGAAGAAATTCGATACAGATACATGGTTTGTTTTTTATATGCAGAGCCATAAATAATGCTCATTGcctctaagagagagagagagagagagagagagagagagagagagagagagagagagagagagaggtgatggaaaaaaatattctCTACTTGGTTTTGGTGTTTCTTGCTCCACCCTCTATGTATGAGTACAATAGTGAAGatcatttatataatttttattgcAAAAATATTCTCTCAGTGACAATTCACAAGCAACATTTTAACAATAATGCACAGACTCCTGCAAACTTATGGACTCGTAGGAGAAAATGACTCCACCGACTCATATGGGGAAAAATGTGGCATGAATTGATGATGAAAGTGTTCTTTATTGTTCCATCATCAGTTTGTCTCATAAAAACTAACTATCTGAAAATAACCACTGAAATTCATTGGACTGACAGCTTCTTTATTTTACACAAAACTTTAAGGAAAGATTTATGCAAACAGTAcagtctttttgtgatttttccaacATATCAACATCTTGTCTGAAAAATTCCTACTTTTCCCTGAAAGATTTCACAGACAAGCATCTCTTGTTTCCATTACAGTTCATAACAGATATTTCTCACTCTTTCAGTAGCATAATATTTGTGGTATACTTCCATGAGGCAGGTTTTTAAAGTGAGTACCATTTGTTACAActgcagctggcatttgttgcaTGCGCACTCTATGCCACACTCGGTTGGCAAGTCACAGATGCCACTACAGTCATTTGGCGTATTTATGTTTATTAGTGAGTATTTGAAATGCCTCCTCTGGTTGAGAATTCCATCAATTGTGAAATACACGCTGTGATTTGTTTTCTTAGTGCTAAATGGGGTGaaattgtcacatcagtgtatggagaaaacattatgagtgatgggacAGAATGGAAACGGATGAGAGCTTATAAAAATGCCCCATGATGAGGAATGAAGTGGGCAATCTTCACTCATTACTGACAATTTTTTACAGAAAGTTAATGAAAAAGTGAGACATAACAGATGCTTTATAATTTTGACATGATATGATGAGTTTCCTCAAGTGTCAAGAAGTGTGCTTTATGCAATTGTTACTGAAtgtttaaattataaaaaaattatgctTACGTTATGTACAGAAAATGCTAACTGAGGGGCACAAAAGCAAACATTTAGCCATTTCTTCGACTTTCCTAGAGTGGTATGTTGAAGAAGGTGACAAGCTTTTATGTCAAAgtgtcacagatgacaaaacaagGGTGGCTTATGTTACACCTGACACAAAGCAGCAATCCACGGATTGGCAACATTCAACATCAACCAAGAAAGTGAAGTTCAAGCAAACACTTTTATCCTGGAAAATCATATGTACCATTTTTTGGGGCCATTTGCTCCGTTGTGACACTACAAATTCTAAAAGTTATTGTGAGACCTTAAAAAAACTGTACCATGTAATCTAAAACAAAAGGAATCGTATGCTGAGTAAGGGGATTGTTTTGCTTTATGACAACACCCATTCACATGTGGCCAATGAAACCCACGAGCTGATTAGATCATTTGGCTGGGAACAACTTGATCACCCTCCGTACAGTCCTGGTCTAGACCTCTGTGACTATCATGTGTTCCTATATTTACAGAAGCATCTGACTGGTCTTCACCACGACAACGATGAAGGTATCCAAAATCTGGGTGTATGATATGGTAAGTACCTTAATGTAGGTGGGAATCATGTAGAAAAATGGATTAcaatacaggctttcatgtaaaaacaaaattactaagaaaagtatatttgttttgcttttgtttcaaaaTAGTACTTAAAaacatacctcatattttgtaCACATGAAATTTTGTGTCAATGAGGAAGCAATGGTACACTGGTGTCCACTGCCTGCCATTAACTTTCTGTTGAAGGCATGGAAAACAAATATCTTACTTGCCCGTGTCACACACACTCTTATGCCTATGGCCTTATTCTAGAGAcagctttaaaaattgttttgtaggacatgacaaaattacattaaaagaaGCATGGTTCACTGGATGAGTACAAAGTAGAACGAAGCAAGATGTCCTGagcatgtctcaaacattaatttGCCTTAACATATTCATCATCACTACTTCTGAAAACAACAAAAACTGTTCCTAAGCTCACAAACAAAGTACAGAAATATATATTGCCACAACTGTGAGAAATGATAATCACTGAATGGTGGTAACCCTACTACAGTTTGTGTCCAACAGTTGGAAGAGAAGGCCAACTATAATGAGCTCTTTTGCATCAGCATGGCATATAGGTGCCTCCACATGTAGGCATTTGTTCTCATTGCAGTTTcaaatgacaaaacattttttctgTACACCTCACTTCGAACTTAATTATCCATCATTCTCTTCTAGTGCTTCCATCGCGGTGTTAAGAATGATGGCTTTTTCATGCTGCTTCTCTGGATTTTCCTTCCATTCctttatttgttctttttttttgtcattttcccAGATTTATTGATCTGATCATTTTAATTCTTCAAATGACACTTCCTTTTACCACTTCCATGTATTTATTTCTGTAACAGCCATCCATCCAATACCACTGTGTTATCAAAATGGTAGAATCAAAATGTGTGTATACCAATTTTGCATCAAATTTCTTCTTCCTTCATATATCTATCTGCCACTGAGGATGCCAGTACTGTTTGCTTCTGCTAACACTCTGTCTAACAGATCATTACATTCCTTTTAACAATTGGAACATATTTGTCTATGTTCTGAACAAACAAATCTTTTATCTCAAATGTATTTCATTCACAACTGTTATATCAACTACTTCACATATTACATATGTCTCATTTAACAGAATTTCATTTAATGTACAGACACAAAGAAGTAAGATCTAGGTAAAATTGGCTTTACCTAaatgttttaaattgattttcatttgtacatgtcaaagttttggatTACTTCATTGTACAAATGTACAATGATAATTATGACTGCATGTgctttacacaaacacacacacaattgggAGACACATAACATTGGGAGTATGGGGTTGAGGGAGATCTGGAAAATGAAAAAACCCACTTCTTTTCCAAGAATAGGAAGAAAAAACTCATTGCAGAGAAGAAAATACTGATGCCACAAAACATCATTCTCATAGTTACCCATTCTTCATAGATTTTATACCAATAATGagcaaagaagaaagaaaatactaTCATAATAAGTGgtcaacaaaaataaatcactgCTTGTAAGGAGGAATTGATGTCGTACAATTTCACTCTTATAAGCAACCATTCTTCATAGATTTAAACCAATAAGTGGCAAAGAGAAATAGGAAAAAACAATGAGATAGTGTTAAGTAGTCACAAACAAGTTTGctaatattatggtatattgataatttttacttatggaccatttgacagcaactgaataaaagacaaaactgcaaattggcattccgaagaagaaaaacaacaccaaaaatgcaacaggagcataatatgtaagaaattgtccacgcaacctgccactgatgatgccttgcagaaaataaaggcgaaacgcatatggcactaaaattatgttttattcagttgctgtcagatggtccataagtaaaaattatcaatataacgtaatattacacgcaactgaggaagaaagCTGTGGAGTATCAAACTGAATAAACAATTGCATCTACAAATCCCATATCTAACCTTCTTACAAAGGTACCATTGCCATCAATATCAGCATGATCAAAAAATCTGAACTCAATACCTCGACTCTTTTCAGTCTGTGACATGAAACTCAATGGATACTCATGAACATCTCCTCTCAGACAAGGTAGCACCATTAATATACTATATTCTTTGTTACTGCTGAATACGATTGGTTCTTCAAAATTTACCGTTGACAATGTATTGTATTCTACAACATCGGTAAAAAGAGTCCTACTGAGTACAGTTCCATGTTGGTCAAGTACAGACACGTCCAAGTTTTCACGGTACTCACGAGGCAACCCATGAGCCAAGTTGAACTCACTCTGAGGCACAAGCCTAGTGAAAACTCTTATTCCACTCACCTTCACATATTTATCAACAAGTACTTTGGTTAGAAGTCTAATGTGCCCGGAAATTGTAACAGCTGTCTTTAAAAACTTACGAGCACAATAAAACTGTTTTATTGCTATCTTATCTCGTGAATATGGAACACTGCACATTCCTTCTGGTAATGGAATAAGGTCACCATGTTTTTCCAAAATAACTGCTTTTAAAACAGCTATTTCTTCTGGAGTTAAAATGCCAGATGACTCTGGGCCTTCTGCAAATTCCTGTACAGTGAGAGACAGAAATCGTATTTTTGAAAGtgcaccagctttcatcaaaatTGCACGCATATTTTCAGGAGTTCTTTCTAATCCTTTCTCTGAACACTGAACTTCAGCCCACTGAATGCATGTTTCAAACAGTTCCGTTTCACTAATATTTAATTTGTGCTGGCTCAAGAGTACATTAAGTGTATGCGAAGACATATGACCATCCACAGATTTCAGGACTTCTTTGGTATGCCCACACATCACCTGAAACAGTAAAGTATCCTTTTAAGACATACGTAATATTTTACTAATAATTTACAAAATAAAGAGGCATGGTTTTATTATAAACATGGCTAACAAAATTGGACAAAGAAGGCAAGAGAAAGAGTTGAAGGTATCTGGAGGTTGAAGAAACTGTGAGGAAGAAATAACAGGAGATTTACAGACAAATAACATATTGTGAACAAGGTCTACACCTGCTAATAAGGCAGTTCTGCAACACACTGCATAACTGTGACCATCAAAAACAAATTAAcactagaacgagattttcactctgcagcaggagagcttctgtaaagtttggaacgtaggagacgagatactggcagaagtaaggctgtgaggactgggcgtgagtcgtgcttcggtagctaagatggtagagcacttgcctgcgaaaggcaaaggtcccgagtttgagtctcggtcgggcacacggttttaatctgcctggaagtttcaagttAACACTACATTAAATGCATATCTTCATGCTTAATAATCACCcatcattttttccacttcttcaaatgtTTCACTGAAATGGGCACATTCTATTCTCAGCCTGTTGGAACTATTCCTTCATAGAAAATTGCCATACTTTCAAGCAAGTCTTTGCTCATGTAGAGAGGGTGGAAGGTGGGTAGGTGGGGGTGGGGAGTAACGGAAAACAGGGAGCATGCTCAAGAACTTTAAAATCCTATGCATTTAAATAATTTGTACAAATTTTGGACAAATGTGTTAGAGAATTCATCATGTCTGTGAAATACACGGTGCCCTCTGATCACAAGAAAAAGGTTCATGTCATTTCAGACACGCGACCACTGTTCTCCTGCACTCACGCAAATGGACGACGCGCTCAGTAAGTGTGCACGCTGACATACATCTGATGCAGCTAACTTGGGCCAGGCGTGAGTGGCTCACGTCTGTTCACGAATTTTTGCGGCATGGCTGCCACAGCTTCATTAAGATTTATTGTGAAACTAGAGGATGGAAGTTTGTTGGTGTAAACTTTGTAATTATACAATATTGTTGAAAAGACACATTGTTTTGTTATTTGATAATTCACACAAAACTGTATTATGTAAGGCGAAATTGTAAGCATATCAAAGTGTACATCATTGACAATGGGTTTAATTAAAACAACATAAAGATGAAGGAGAATGTCATAAATTTAAAGTCAAAATTACAATTAATTACAAAACCTCttataaaaagaaaattgtattgtGATAAATACATGTtaaatttttgataataatgtacaAGGAAAGTCTggaaaagaaaatatgtattgtggCGCCAACTTTGTCGAGATGTGTAGTCAGTACTAGCTAGCACATAGTAAGAGATGTACGAATTAAACTGAAAtttgtgaataaaatatttttgagttttgaattcagaaaataaatgttttataaatATTACAGAAACCCTGCCAAATAAAATACATGTTCAATAAGTGAATCCAagggaaaaaaaactgcaaaatataCTGTATTTTGACAACAATGATATTTCATCCAGTTTAATATGCAGGTAAGTGTAATACTGGAGGTCATTCTGATGTTCCCAGAGATCACTATATGAGATATATGTGTCACACGTAAGAGCAACCTTATGATCGAATGAAATATTTGTCAGTCTTTTCCCGCCATTCCACAATTTTGTAGCTTCGGCAGATGCAAGCTTTTTCACCCACCCGTTTCTTGTCATGTGGTACGTTTGGATGATTA
This genomic stretch from Schistocerca cancellata isolate TAMUIC-IGC-003103 chromosome 5, iqSchCanc2.1, whole genome shotgun sequence harbors:
- the LOC126189028 gene encoding BTB/POZ domain-containing protein 6-like; its protein translation is MDTFTGNVHTTDWQLSKDNVSERIRMLHSTSQWSDCSFKVGSQTQSQVFRAHKLILAASSPVFEAMCYGPLAEEACVKIPDVEPEVFRILLEYIYTDVASISSVDEAAGVLYAAKKYMLPHLCHTCHNYIIDNLRPSNAMSIFEFANEINEEQLLEPCIKVMCGHTKEVLKSVDGHMSSHTLNVLLSQHKLNISETELFETCIQWAEVQCSEKGLERTPENMRAILMKAGALSKIRFLSLTVQEFAEGPESSGILTPEEIAVLKAVILEKHGDLIPLPEGMCSVPYSRDKIAIKQFYCARKFLKTAVTISGHIRLLTKVLVDKYVKVSGIRVFTRLVPQSEFNLAHGLPREYRENLDVSVLDQHGTVLSRTLFTDVVEYNTLSTVNFEEPIVFSSNKEYSILMVLPCLRGDVHEYPLSFMSQTEKSRGIEFRFFDHADIDGNGTFVRRLDMGFVDAIVYSV